The Amycolatopsis sp. DG1A-15b genome window below encodes:
- a CDS encoding GH1 family beta-glucosidase: MFPPGFVWGAATAAFQVEGATTADGRTDSVWDVFARRPGAVRGGDNGEPAADHYRRYSEDVGLMRRLNLGAYRFSLAWPRVRPDGGEANTAGLGFYDRLVDCLLESGIQPWATLYHWDLPQALEEKGGWTNRDTAYRFAEYAETVLERLGDRVASWSTLNEPWCAAMLGYAGGIHAPGRADHPAAVAATHHLLLGHGLAMDVIRRHAPETAAGITLNLYPVVPHDPANVADVAAARRIDGLQNRLFLDPVLRGGYPDDLVADLEPFGLGSVVRDEDAAVIAAHVDWLGVNYYRDYRVAGRPVPGSEPAGPEWVGAADVHFVPDPAAPRTDSGWEVQPAGLTESLLQVHRGYRPVPLYITENGAAYPDVVSDGGDIVDTDRVAFLDSHLRAAHEAIEAGVDLRGYFYWSLLDNFEWAEGYAKRFGLVHVDYATQRRTPKQSAHWYSRVIGLNGLG, from the coding sequence ATGTTCCCGCCTGGCTTCGTCTGGGGCGCCGCCACCGCGGCGTTCCAGGTGGAAGGGGCCACGACGGCCGACGGGCGCACCGATTCGGTCTGGGACGTCTTCGCCCGCCGCCCGGGTGCGGTCCGGGGCGGCGACAACGGCGAACCGGCGGCCGACCACTACCGGCGGTACTCCGAAGACGTCGGGCTGATGCGCCGGCTCAACCTCGGGGCCTACCGGTTCTCGCTGGCCTGGCCGCGGGTGCGCCCGGACGGCGGCGAGGCGAACACCGCCGGCCTCGGCTTCTACGACCGGCTGGTCGACTGCCTGCTCGAGTCCGGGATCCAGCCGTGGGCGACGCTGTACCACTGGGACCTGCCGCAGGCCCTGGAGGAGAAGGGCGGCTGGACCAACCGGGACACGGCCTACCGGTTCGCCGAGTACGCCGAGACCGTGCTGGAGCGGCTGGGCGACCGGGTCGCCAGCTGGTCGACGCTCAACGAGCCGTGGTGCGCGGCGATGCTCGGCTACGCGGGCGGCATCCACGCGCCCGGCCGCGCCGACCACCCGGCGGCCGTGGCCGCCACGCACCACCTCCTGCTGGGCCACGGCCTGGCGATGGACGTCATCCGGCGGCACGCCCCGGAGACCGCGGCCGGCATCACGCTGAACCTGTACCCGGTCGTCCCGCACGACCCGGCGAACGTCGCCGACGTCGCCGCGGCCCGGCGGATCGACGGCCTGCAGAACCGGTTGTTCCTCGACCCGGTGCTGCGCGGCGGCTACCCGGACGACCTGGTCGCCGACCTCGAGCCGTTCGGGCTCGGCTCGGTCGTGCGCGACGAAGACGCCGCGGTCATCGCCGCGCACGTCGACTGGCTGGGCGTGAACTACTACCGCGACTACCGCGTCGCGGGCCGTCCGGTGCCGGGCAGCGAGCCGGCGGGCCCCGAGTGGGTGGGTGCGGCCGACGTGCACTTCGTCCCGGACCCGGCGGCGCCCCGCACCGACTCCGGCTGGGAAGTCCAGCCGGCCGGGCTGACCGAGTCGCTGCTGCAGGTGCACCGCGGCTACCGGCCGGTGCCGCTGTACATCACGGAGAACGGCGCGGCCTACCCCGACGTCGTCTCCGACGGCGGTGACATCGTCGACACCGACCGCGTCGCGTTCCTCGACTCCCACCTGCGGGCGGCGCACGAGGCCATCGAGGCGGGCGTCGACCTGCGCGGGTACTTCTACTGGTCGCTGCTGGACAACTTCGAGTGGGCCGAGGGGTACGCGAAGCGGTTCGGCCTGGTCCACGTCGACTACGCGACGCAGCGGCGGACGCCGAAGCAGAGTGCCCACTGGTACTCGCGGGTGATCGGCCTCAACGGGCTCGGCTGA
- a CDS encoding IlvD/Edd family dehydratase, producing MGLRSEAWFDNPADPGMTALYLERYMNWGITREELQSGKPVIGIAQTGSDLTPCNRHHLQLADRTREGIREAGGIAIEFPVHPIQETGKRPTAALDRNLAYLGLVETLYGYPIDGVVLTTGCDKTTPACLMAAATVDIPAIVLSGGPMLNGWFKGERTGSGTIIWKARELLAAGEIDDAGFMELVASSAPSPGHCNTMGTASTMNALAETLGMSLPGCAAIPAPHRDRARMAYRTGLRIVEMVREDLKPSDILTREAFENAIVVSSAIGGSTNAPIHLGAIARHIGVDLPLDDWQRLGHAVPLLVDLQPAGKYLGEEFHRAGGVPAVVHELMRHGLIHEDAPTVNGRTLGDNCRDAEAGDRDVIRTFGTALTPDAGFLVLKGNLFDAAIMKSSVISPEFRRRYLAGGVYEGTAVVFDGPEDYHARIDDPDLGVDEHSLLVMRGAGPLGYPGSAEVVNMRPPAELIKRGVHELPCLGDGRQSGTSGSPSILNASPEAAAGGGLAVLRTGDRVRIDLGAGTADVLISDDELAQRHRALAEAGGYPVPESQTPWQEIQRSMTDQLCDGMVLRPAVAYQRIAATKGIPRHNH from the coding sequence ATGGGACTGCGCAGCGAAGCTTGGTTCGACAACCCCGCCGACCCCGGGATGACCGCGCTCTACCTCGAGCGGTACATGAACTGGGGCATCACCCGGGAGGAGCTGCAGTCCGGCAAGCCGGTCATCGGCATCGCGCAGACCGGCTCCGACCTCACCCCCTGCAACCGCCACCACCTGCAGCTGGCCGACCGGACGCGGGAGGGCATCCGCGAGGCCGGCGGGATCGCGATCGAGTTCCCGGTGCACCCGATCCAGGAGACCGGCAAGCGCCCCACCGCCGCCCTCGACCGGAACCTCGCCTACCTCGGCCTGGTCGAGACGCTCTACGGCTACCCCATCGACGGCGTCGTGCTCACCACCGGCTGCGACAAGACCACCCCGGCGTGCCTGATGGCCGCCGCGACCGTCGACATCCCCGCGATCGTGCTCTCCGGCGGCCCGATGCTCAACGGCTGGTTCAAGGGCGAGCGGACCGGGTCCGGCACGATCATCTGGAAGGCGCGGGAGCTGCTCGCCGCCGGCGAGATCGACGACGCCGGGTTCATGGAGCTCGTCGCGTCGTCCGCGCCGTCGCCGGGGCACTGCAACACGATGGGCACGGCGTCCACGATGAACGCGCTCGCCGAGACCCTCGGGATGAGCCTGCCCGGCTGCGCGGCCATCCCGGCCCCGCACCGCGACCGGGCGCGGATGGCCTACCGGACCGGGCTGCGGATCGTCGAGATGGTCCGCGAGGACCTCAAGCCGTCGGACATCCTGACGCGCGAGGCGTTCGAGAACGCGATCGTGGTGAGCTCCGCGATCGGCGGCTCGACCAACGCACCCATCCACCTCGGCGCGATCGCCCGGCACATCGGCGTCGACCTGCCCCTCGACGACTGGCAGCGGCTCGGCCACGCCGTCCCGCTGCTGGTCGACCTGCAGCCCGCGGGCAAGTACCTCGGCGAGGAGTTCCACCGCGCGGGCGGGGTGCCGGCCGTGGTGCACGAGCTGATGCGCCACGGGCTGATCCACGAGGACGCGCCCACCGTCAACGGCCGCACCCTCGGCGACAACTGCCGCGACGCCGAAGCCGGCGACCGGGACGTCATCCGGACCTTCGGCACCGCCCTCACCCCCGACGCCGGGTTCCTGGTGCTGAAGGGCAACCTCTTCGACGCGGCGATCATGAAGTCCAGCGTCATCTCGCCGGAGTTCCGGCGCCGGTACCTGGCCGGGGGCGTCTACGAAGGCACCGCGGTCGTCTTCGACGGCCCCGAGGACTACCACGCCCGCATCGACGACCCGGACCTCGGCGTCGACGAGCACTCGCTGCTGGTGATGCGCGGCGCCGGCCCGCTCGGCTACCCGGGCTCGGCGGAGGTGGTCAACATGCGGCCGCCCGCGGAGCTGATCAAGCGGGGCGTGCACGAGCTGCCCTGCCTCGGCGACGGCCGCCAGTCCGGGACCTCCGGCTCGCCGTCGATCCTCAACGCCTCCCCCGAAGCCGCGGCCGGCGGCGGTCTCGCCGTGCTGCGGACCGGGGACCGGGTCCGGATCGACCTGGGCGCCGGCACCGCGGACGTCCTGATCTCCGACGACGAGCTCGCGCAGCGCCACCGGGCGCTGGCCGAGGCGGGCGGCTACCCGGTGCCGGAGTCGCAGACGCCGTGGCAGGAGATCCAGCGGTCGATGACCGACCAGCTGTGCGACGGCATGGTGCTGCGCCCGGCCGTGGCGTACCAGCGCATCGCGGCGACGAAGGGAATCCCCCGCCACAACCACTGA
- a CDS encoding DUF3040 domain-containing protein, whose product MLPDRERHALREIEAELRASDPAFAAAFSGRKLRSPRRWSLLLVLCDVTAVVMLLVGLFARDAALVLWGTVSAGALVAWHIARAESIRESTEDGAAPAPGPR is encoded by the coding sequence ATGCTCCCGGATCGAGAACGCCACGCCCTGCGCGAAATCGAGGCGGAACTGCGCGCGAGTGATCCCGCGTTCGCCGCCGCCTTCAGCGGCCGCAAGCTCCGCTCGCCCCGGCGCTGGAGCCTGCTGCTGGTGCTCTGCGACGTCACGGCGGTGGTGATGCTGCTCGTCGGGCTGTTCGCCCGCGACGCCGCGCTCGTACTCTGGGGCACCGTGAGCGCGGGCGCGCTGGTGGCCTGGCACATCGCCCGCGCCGAGTCGATCCGCGAGTCCACTGAGGACGGTGCCGCGCCGGCCCCCGGCCCGCGCTGA
- a CDS encoding CBS domain-containing protein encodes MTTARDIMTSDATCARESDTVHDAAVTMAQKGVGALPICGEDNRLKGMLTDRDIVVKVLAEGKDPRAVHVGELAQGEVVTIGADDDAQEILRTMSEHRVRRLPVIDGHDLVGIVAQADVARALSNPSAGELVEALSYD; translated from the coding sequence ATGACCACCGCACGCGACATCATGACGTCGGACGCGACCTGCGCCCGGGAGTCCGACACCGTGCACGACGCCGCGGTCACGATGGCGCAGAAGGGGGTCGGCGCCCTGCCGATCTGCGGCGAGGACAACCGGCTGAAGGGCATGCTCACCGACCGCGACATCGTGGTGAAGGTGCTGGCCGAGGGCAAGGACCCGCGCGCGGTCCACGTCGGCGAGCTCGCCCAGGGCGAGGTCGTCACGATCGGCGCGGACGACGACGCCCAGGAGATCCTGCGCACGATGTCCGAGCACCGCGTCCGCCGGCTGCCGGTGATCGACGGGCACGACCTGGTCGGCATCGTCGCCCAGGCCGACGTGGCCCGGGCGCTGTCGAACCCGTCCGCCGGTGAGCTGGTCGAGGCCCTCTCGTACGACTGA
- a CDS encoding UdgX family uracil-DNA binding protein (This protein belongs to the uracil DNA glycosylase superfamily, members of which act in excision repair of DNA. However, it belongs more specifically to UdgX branch, whose founding member was found to bind uracil in DNA (where it does not belong), without cleaving it, appears to promote DNA repair by a pathway involving RecA, rather than base excision.), whose protein sequence is MPDSRGAEPPDTTDLDRLRSAASGCQGCHLHQDATQTVFGEGSAGAKVLVVGEQPGDKEDLAGEPFVGPAGKLLDRAFEEAGFDRRSLYVTNAVKHFKFKRDERGKRRIHQKPGRTEVVACRPWLLAELRAVRPELVLLLGATAAQSLLGPKFRLTAHRGEPLEPPEELAELVPSAMATVHPSAVLRAPDRDEVYAGFVADLRAAAKLLC, encoded by the coding sequence ATGCCGGATTCCCGCGGTGCCGAGCCGCCGGACACCACCGACCTCGACCGGTTGCGGTCGGCGGCGTCCGGCTGCCAGGGGTGCCACCTCCACCAGGACGCCACGCAGACCGTCTTCGGCGAAGGCTCGGCCGGGGCGAAGGTCCTCGTCGTCGGCGAGCAGCCGGGCGACAAGGAGGACCTCGCGGGCGAGCCGTTCGTGGGGCCCGCCGGGAAGCTGCTGGACCGCGCCTTCGAAGAAGCCGGCTTCGACCGGCGGTCGTTGTACGTCACCAACGCGGTCAAGCACTTCAAGTTCAAGCGGGACGAACGCGGGAAGCGCCGGATCCACCAGAAGCCGGGCCGCACCGAGGTGGTCGCGTGCCGCCCGTGGCTGCTGGCGGAACTGCGTGCCGTGCGCCCGGAGCTGGTGCTGCTGCTGGGCGCGACGGCCGCGCAGTCGTTGCTGGGCCCGAAGTTCCGGCTGACCGCGCACCGGGGCGAGCCGCTCGAGCCGCCGGAGGAGCTGGCCGAGCTGGTGCCGTCGGCGATGGCGACGGTCCACCCGTCGGCCGTGCTGCGGGCGCCGGACCGGGACGAGGTCTACGCGGGCTTCGTCGCCGATCTGCGGGCCGCGGCCAAGCTGCTCTGCTGA
- the ligD gene encoding non-homologous end-joining DNA ligase — protein MKTSHPDKVFYPDDGLTKGDVVEYYRAVADVMLPHLRGRPLTLRRFPDGIGKPGWFQKHPGEHFPDSIRVERVPRRGGGTDEYVVCEDAATLEYLANQGTVEFHVWLSTVAAPERPDRLVLDLDPPDGTPVAELRAVARRIRDHYERVGLTAFVQATGGRGFHVLAPLDAKSDTEVVLELSRALADRVAEDDPDRLTTAQRKDKRGDRIFLDANRNGYAQTFVAPYSLRARPGAAAATPLDWRELGKADPAGWPPRKEKQRLARKEDPWRDLDAHAGSAEAALKQLN, from the coding sequence GTGAAGACTTCCCACCCGGACAAGGTGTTCTACCCCGACGACGGCCTGACCAAGGGCGATGTCGTCGAGTACTACCGCGCGGTGGCGGACGTCATGCTGCCGCACCTGCGCGGCCGCCCGCTGACGCTGCGGCGCTTCCCCGACGGCATCGGCAAACCGGGCTGGTTCCAGAAGCACCCGGGGGAGCACTTCCCGGACTCGATCCGGGTCGAGCGCGTTCCCCGGCGCGGCGGCGGCACCGACGAATACGTCGTGTGCGAGGACGCCGCGACGCTGGAATACCTGGCGAACCAGGGGACGGTGGAGTTCCACGTCTGGCTGTCCACAGTGGCCGCTCCGGAGCGGCCCGACCGGCTGGTGCTCGACCTCGACCCGCCGGACGGCACCCCGGTCGCCGAACTGCGCGCGGTCGCCCGGCGCATCCGCGACCACTACGAGCGGGTGGGGTTGACCGCGTTCGTCCAGGCGACCGGCGGCCGCGGGTTCCACGTCCTCGCGCCGCTGGACGCGAAGTCGGACACGGAGGTGGTGCTGGAGCTGTCCCGCGCCCTCGCCGACCGGGTCGCCGAGGACGACCCGGATCGGCTGACCACGGCCCAGCGCAAGGACAAACGCGGCGACCGGATCTTCCTGGACGCCAACCGCAACGGGTACGCCCAGACGTTCGTGGCCCCGTACTCGCTGCGCGCCCGCCCGGGTGCGGCGGCCGCGACCCCGCTGGACTGGCGGGAACTCGGGAAGGCGGACCCGGCCGGCTGGCCGCCGCGCAAGGAGAAGCAGCGGCTGGCCCGCAAGGAGGACCCCTGGCGGGACCTCGACGCGCATGCGGGCTCGGCCGAAGCGGCGCTGAAGCAGCTGAACTGA
- the ligD gene encoding non-homologous end-joining DNA ligase — protein MTGPGWREPTLATLTDRRFSDEGWIFERKLDGVRAICVRDAGRPTLYSRNHKVMDNAYPELVEALAAQGGPRFVVDGEIVAFDGANTSFAALQPRIHVSDPDRARATGVRVYYYLFDLLYLDDQDTTGLPLRQRKALLRDAFGFAGPLRLSSHRNTEGEKFFEEACRRGWEGVIAKRADAPYHHGRSPDWLKFKCTQGQEFVIGGFTDPQGARHGFGALLLGYHEDGALEYAGKVGTGFDEQLLTSLHARLRERETARSPFAGPVKEPGAHWVRPELVAQIGFSEWTRDGRLRHPRFAGLREDKKAADVVRERA, from the coding sequence GTGACCGGCCCCGGCTGGCGCGAGCCGACCCTGGCCACGCTCACCGACCGGCGGTTCTCCGACGAGGGCTGGATCTTCGAGCGCAAGCTGGACGGCGTCCGCGCGATCTGCGTGCGCGACGCCGGCCGGCCGACCCTGTACTCGCGAAACCACAAGGTGATGGACAACGCCTACCCGGAGCTCGTCGAGGCCCTCGCCGCCCAGGGCGGCCCGCGGTTCGTCGTGGACGGCGAAATCGTGGCGTTCGACGGCGCCAACACCAGCTTCGCCGCGTTGCAGCCCCGGATCCACGTCAGCGACCCGGATCGGGCCCGCGCCACCGGCGTGCGTGTCTACTACTACCTGTTCGACCTGCTGTACCTCGACGACCAGGACACGACCGGGCTGCCGCTGCGGCAGCGGAAGGCGCTGCTGCGGGACGCGTTCGGCTTCGCCGGCCCGCTTCGGCTGTCGTCGCACCGCAACACCGAGGGCGAGAAGTTCTTCGAGGAAGCGTGCCGGCGCGGCTGGGAGGGCGTCATCGCCAAGCGGGCCGACGCGCCCTACCACCACGGGCGGTCACCCGACTGGCTGAAGTTCAAGTGCACGCAGGGCCAGGAGTTCGTCATCGGCGGCTTCACCGATCCCCAGGGCGCCCGCCACGGCTTCGGCGCGCTCCTGCTCGGCTACCACGAAGACGGCGCTCTCGAGTACGCCGGCAAGGTCGGCACCGGCTTCGACGAGCAGCTGCTGACGTCGCTGCACGCGCGGCTGCGGGAACGGGAGACGGCCCGGTCGCCGTTCGCCGGGCCGGTGAAGGAACCCGGCGCGCACTGGGTGCGCCCGGAGCTGGTGGCGCAGATCGGCTTCTCCGAGTGGACGCGGGACGGGCGGCTGCGGCACCCGCGGTTCGCCGGGCTGCGCGAGGACAAGAAGGCCGCGGACGTCGTACGGGAGCGCGCGTGA
- a CDS encoding Ku protein, whose protein sequence is MARPVWSGALSLGLVTVPVELYPAVADHTIHFHQFERGTSDRIRNRRVNERTGDEVTQDEIVKGYDLGGGDHVLVEPDELDEIAPERSRRIDIEQFVELDEIDPWFFDKTYWLKPAKEDFAKAYGLLLRAMDRSEKAGVAKFVLRGKEYLAAVRAGEDVMVLNTLHFVADLRKPKDVMGKLPELPKPRPKELDMALALVDEMTAPWKPEDYRDEYSKRVEELIKAKEAGKEIAHEEEPEPSADVVDLFEALSRSVKNRKSGGKQPKKKAAKKPGPSGLSELSKADLEKLAREQGVKGRSKMTRAELEKALKAS, encoded by the coding sequence ATGGCCCGACCGGTGTGGAGCGGCGCGCTGAGCCTGGGGCTGGTCACCGTGCCGGTGGAGCTGTACCCGGCGGTGGCGGACCACACGATCCACTTCCACCAGTTCGAACGCGGCACGTCGGACCGGATCCGCAACCGCCGCGTCAACGAACGGACCGGCGACGAGGTCACCCAGGACGAGATCGTCAAGGGTTACGACCTCGGCGGCGGCGACCACGTCCTGGTCGAACCGGACGAACTGGACGAGATCGCGCCCGAGCGGTCACGCCGGATCGACATCGAGCAGTTCGTCGAGCTCGACGAGATCGACCCGTGGTTCTTCGACAAGACCTACTGGCTCAAGCCGGCGAAGGAGGACTTCGCCAAGGCGTACGGCCTGCTGCTGCGGGCGATGGACCGCAGCGAGAAGGCCGGCGTCGCGAAGTTCGTGCTGCGCGGCAAGGAGTACCTCGCCGCCGTTCGCGCCGGCGAGGACGTCATGGTGCTCAACACGCTGCACTTCGTCGCGGACCTGCGCAAGCCCAAGGACGTCATGGGCAAGCTGCCGGAGCTGCCGAAGCCGCGGCCCAAGGAGCTCGACATGGCACTCGCGCTGGTCGACGAGATGACCGCACCGTGGAAACCCGAGGACTACCGCGACGAGTACTCGAAGCGCGTGGAAGAGCTGATCAAGGCCAAGGAGGCCGGCAAGGAGATCGCCCACGAAGAGGAGCCGGAGCCCTCGGCCGACGTGGTGGACCTGTTCGAGGCGCTTTCGCGCAGCGTGAAGAACCGCAAGAGCGGCGGCAAGCAGCCGAAGAAGAAGGCCGCGAAGAAGCCCGGGCCGTCCGGGTTGTCCGAGCTGTCGAAGGCGGACCTCGAGAAGCTGGCCCGCGAGCAGGGCGTGAAGGGCCGGTCGAAGATGACGCGCGCCGAACTCGAGAAGGCCCTGAAGGCGTCGTGA
- a CDS encoding GAF and ANTAR domain-containing protein, translated as MTGGHEQLTARLDEVTLAMESLTAMLDSELDLGQMLQAVCDHVVQVVPGADMASITLVREGVPETVASTDQRAVNFDREQYRIGDGPCLRAAETGQPVRVGVGAVGDLWPQFVTSAAQLGVASFLAAPLTVDEDMSGAVNLFGFGEHGFSELGTKILELYTATVVIGLRSARRYFAARELVDQLNRALETRAVIDQAKGILMAAHRITAEEAFQRLVKRSQDGNRKLHEVAAEFVAAVATTTP; from the coding sequence ATGACGGGCGGCCATGAGCAGCTGACCGCGCGGCTGGACGAAGTCACGCTCGCGATGGAGTCGCTGACCGCGATGCTGGACAGCGAACTCGACCTCGGGCAGATGCTGCAGGCGGTGTGCGACCACGTCGTGCAGGTGGTGCCGGGGGCCGACATGGCGAGCATCACCCTGGTGCGCGAAGGCGTGCCGGAGACGGTGGCCAGCACCGACCAGCGGGCGGTGAACTTCGACCGCGAGCAGTACCGCATCGGGGACGGACCGTGCCTGCGCGCCGCGGAGACGGGCCAGCCGGTCCGCGTCGGCGTCGGCGCGGTCGGGGATCTGTGGCCGCAGTTCGTCACGTCGGCCGCGCAGCTGGGGGTGGCCAGTTTCCTCGCCGCGCCGCTGACGGTGGACGAGGACATGTCCGGTGCGGTGAACCTCTTCGGGTTCGGCGAGCACGGCTTCAGCGAGCTGGGCACCAAGATCCTCGAGCTGTACACGGCGACGGTGGTGATCGGCCTGCGCAGCGCGCGACGGTACTTCGCGGCCCGCGAACTGGTCGACCAGCTCAACCGCGCGCTGGAGACCCGCGCGGTGATCGACCAGGCCAAGGGCATCCTGATGGCGGCGCACCGGATCACCGCGGAGGAAGCCTTCCAGCGCCTGGTGAAACGTTCGCAGGACGGCAACCGGAAGCTCCACGAGGTGGCGGCGGAGTTCGTGGCGGCGGTGGCGACGACGACGCCGTGA
- a CDS encoding STAS domain-containing protein → MNLPRARHPNLRLRTAWPAPHAVLVTARGDLDSATAADLATLLSDRLWATPGRLVVDLSEVDFLGVAGVRVLLHAALQAGQGGTELLVVTGANAVVRRALQVTGADRRLAVADQRPAPAPA, encoded by the coding sequence ATGAACCTTCCCCGAGCCCGGCACCCCAACCTCCGGCTGCGCACGGCGTGGCCGGCCCCGCACGCGGTCCTGGTGACCGCCCGCGGCGACCTCGACAGCGCGACGGCGGCCGACCTCGCCACGCTCCTCTCCGACCGGCTGTGGGCGACGCCGGGACGGCTGGTCGTCGATCTGTCCGAAGTGGACTTCCTCGGCGTGGCCGGGGTCCGGGTGCTGCTGCACGCGGCACTGCAGGCCGGACAGGGCGGCACCGAGCTGCTCGTGGTCACCGGGGCCAATGCGGTGGTGCGGCGGGCCCTGCAGGTGACCGGGGCGGACCGGCGCCTCGCCGTGGCCGATCAACGGCCCGCCCCCGCGCCGGCCTGA
- a CDS encoding LLM class F420-dependent oxidoreductase, whose amino-acid sequence MRIGYTLMTEQAGPNDLVRFAAEAERAGFDFEVMSDHYSPWLDEQGHAPYAWAVLGAVTQVTERAELMTYVTCPTMRYHPAVVAQKAATVQALSGGRFTLGLGAGENLNEHVIGRGWPPANVRHEMLAEAVQIIGGLFDGGYFDYEGKHFRVDSAKLWDLPERRVPIGVAVSGSQSVRRFAPVADAMIAVEPKVELSQEWDATKLGGAPSRKIGQLPVSWGTDRDAAVKRAHEQFRWFAGGWKVNAELPGPAGFAGATQFVREDDVAGSIPCGPDVEPIAEAVREFEKAGFTDVALVQIGGDQQEGFLDFAEKELLPALRG is encoded by the coding sequence ATGCGGATCGGCTACACCCTGATGACCGAGCAGGCAGGCCCGAACGATCTGGTCCGGTTCGCCGCCGAGGCGGAACGGGCCGGCTTCGACTTCGAGGTCATGAGCGACCACTACTCGCCCTGGCTGGACGAACAGGGCCACGCGCCCTACGCCTGGGCCGTGCTGGGCGCGGTCACCCAGGTGACCGAACGCGCCGAGCTGATGACCTACGTGACCTGTCCGACCATGCGCTACCACCCGGCGGTGGTCGCGCAGAAGGCGGCGACCGTGCAGGCGCTCTCCGGCGGCCGGTTCACCCTCGGGCTCGGCGCGGGGGAGAACCTCAACGAGCACGTCATCGGCCGCGGCTGGCCACCGGCCAACGTCCGGCACGAGATGCTCGCCGAGGCCGTGCAGATCATCGGCGGCCTGTTCGACGGCGGCTACTTCGACTACGAGGGCAAGCACTTCCGGGTCGACTCGGCGAAGCTGTGGGACCTGCCGGAGAGGCGGGTGCCGATCGGCGTCGCGGTGTCCGGTTCGCAGTCGGTCCGGCGGTTCGCCCCGGTCGCGGACGCGATGATCGCCGTCGAGCCGAAGGTGGAGCTTTCCCAGGAGTGGGACGCGACGAAGCTGGGCGGCGCGCCGAGCCGCAAGATCGGGCAGCTGCCCGTGTCGTGGGGCACCGACCGCGACGCCGCCGTGAAGCGCGCGCACGAGCAGTTCCGCTGGTTCGCCGGCGGCTGGAAGGTCAACGCCGAGTTGCCGGGACCGGCCGGGTTCGCCGGGGCGACGCAGTTCGTCCGCGAGGACGACGTCGCCGGCTCGATCCCGTGTGGCCCGGACGTGGAGCCGATCGCCGAGGCGGTGCGGGAGTTCGAGAAGGCGGGCTTCACCGACGTGGCGCTGGTCCAGATCGGCGGTGACCAGCAGGAGGGCTTCCTCGACTTCGCCGAGAAGGAGCTGCTCCCGGCCTTGCGTGGATGA
- a CDS encoding plasmid stabilization protein, which produces MPQSWSGKRERQYEHIKDSAEDRGASTKRAKEIAARTVNKNRAQSGESREASKTSVKDKSPQQRGGERSGNRKGPGGPTKDQLYNEAKKKNIDGRSKMTKKELERALGR; this is translated from the coding sequence ATGCCTCAGTCGTGGAGCGGCAAGCGCGAACGCCAGTATGAGCACATCAAGGACTCGGCCGAGGACCGCGGTGCGAGCACGAAGCGGGCCAAGGAGATCGCGGCCCGCACGGTGAACAAGAACCGCGCCCAGTCGGGTGAATCCCGGGAGGCCAGCAAGACGTCGGTGAAGGACAAGTCGCCGCAGCAGCGCGGCGGCGAGCGGTCCGGCAACCGCAAGGGCCCGGGCGGCCCGACGAAGGACCAGCTGTACAACGAAGCGAAGAAGAAGAACATCGACGGCCGCTCGAAGATGACCAAGAAGGAACTCGAACGGGCGCTGGGCCGGTGA
- a CDS encoding ATP-binding protein — MEDTRSDSSFGGKPTVDELLDELVELRLPAMAEQIPLVRMLTHGVVSRADFGLDAIADAKMAVDEACAQLVQLAELGSQLQCRFRLAPDGLHVIVSTRSSDPRPPSDRTFGWHVLTTLSRSVTAYCDALPGGGAGIVTIELVLNPGTSA; from the coding sequence ATGGAAGACACTCGAAGCGACAGCTCGTTCGGTGGCAAGCCGACCGTCGACGAGCTGCTCGACGAACTCGTCGAGCTGCGGCTCCCCGCCATGGCGGAGCAGATCCCGCTGGTCCGGATGCTCACCCACGGCGTGGTCTCGCGCGCGGACTTCGGGCTCGACGCCATCGCCGACGCCAAGATGGCCGTCGACGAGGCGTGCGCGCAGCTCGTCCAGCTGGCCGAACTGGGCTCGCAGCTGCAGTGCCGCTTCCGCCTGGCCCCCGACGGCTTGCACGTCATCGTTTCGACCCGATCGAGTGACCCGCGGCCGCCGAGCGACCGCACGTTCGGGTGGCACGTGCTGACGACCCTGAGCCGGTCGGTGACCGCCTACTGCGACGCGCTTCCCGGCGGGGGTGCGGGCATCGTCACGATCGAGCTGGTGCTCAACCCGGGAACGAGCGCGTGA